From Coturnix japonica isolate 7356 chromosome 1, Coturnix japonica 2.1, whole genome shotgun sequence, the proteins below share one genomic window:
- the LOC107319971 gene encoding cell surface glycoprotein CD200 receptor 1-A-like isoform X2, with protein MTNITMVTWKISPKSGGQCTLAYLNATKIERINCSDRINWRSKPKWDQALEIQQVEMADEGNYTCEMVNADGNFHHHYHLTVLASPRMALYCDDHGNPVCEAETVKPAAEIWWVPESDSTPRADSHDNGTVTVVSRFTAHSTSGKNPTCIVSHATLNETKSIACFPSHRHLVLFISIILGFLIIITFAAAIYYLKLHGYRFCHKTKPPDIIPTQSSQDDTVEVEPYTTYVQKENVIYNSVSDLTLRQNLPQGRSPAT; from the exons ATGACAAATATAACTATGGTAACGTGGAAAATAAGCCCCAAGAGTGGAGGCCAGTGCACCTTGGCATACTTGAACGCTACGAAGATAGAAAGAATCAACTGCAGTGACAGAATAAACTGGAGATCCAAACCAAAGTGGGATCAGGCACTTGAGATACAGCAAGTAGAAATGGCTGATGAGGGAAATTACACCTGCGAAATGGTAAATGCTGATGGGAATTTCCACCACCACTATCACCTGACTGTGCTAG CTTCCCCAAGAATGGCTCTGTACTGCGATGACCATGGGAACCCTGTGTGCGAGGCAGAGACAGTGAAGCCAGCTGCTGAGATCTGGTGGGTCCCAGAGAGCGACTCCACACCCAGAGCAGACAGCCACGATAACGGGACAGTGACTGTTGTCAGCAGGTTCACAGCACATAGCACCAGTGGGAAGAATCCTACCTGCATTGTGTCCCATGCAACTCTGAACGAGACCAAGTCCATAGCCTGCTTCCCAT CACACAGACACCTTGTCCTGTTTATATCCATCATTCTCGGTTTCCTGATCATCATCACCTTTGCAGCTGCCATTTACTATTTAAAGCTCCATGGTTACAG ATTCTGTCACAAAACGAAACCTCCTGATATTATTCCTACACAGTCCTCACAG GATGACACAGTGGAGGTGGAACCTTATACTACTTACGTGCAGAAAGAAAACGTAATTTACAACTCAGTATCTGATCTGACATTGAGGCAGAATCTTCCACAAGGACGGTCACCAGCAACATGA
- the LOC107319971 gene encoding cell surface glycoprotein CD200 receptor 1-A-like isoform X3 codes for MEIAGKAVCAFLLLTVIKLRRTEGINRVSAYLGHSAVIACPNMTNITMVTWKISPKSGGQCTLAYLNATKIERINCSDRINWRSKPKWDQALEIQQVEMADEGNYTCEMVNADGNFHHHYHLTVLASPRMALYCDDHGNPVCEAETVKPAAEIWWVPESDSTPRADSHDNGTVTVVSRFTAHSTSGKNPTCIVSHATLNETKSIACFPYSVTKRNLLILFLHSPHRMTQWRWNLILLTCRKKT; via the exons GAATTAACAGAGTGTCAGCATACCTGGGTCATAGCGCTGTGATTGCCTGCCCTAATATGACAAATATAACTATGGTAACGTGGAAAATAAGCCCCAAGAGTGGAGGCCAGTGCACCTTGGCATACTTGAACGCTACGAAGATAGAAAGAATCAACTGCAGTGACAGAATAAACTGGAGATCCAAACCAAAGTGGGATCAGGCACTTGAGATACAGCAAGTAGAAATGGCTGATGAGGGAAATTACACCTGCGAAATGGTAAATGCTGATGGGAATTTCCACCACCACTATCACCTGACTGTGCTAG CTTCCCCAAGAATGGCTCTGTACTGCGATGACCATGGGAACCCTGTGTGCGAGGCAGAGACAGTGAAGCCAGCTGCTGAGATCTGGTGGGTCCCAGAGAGCGACTCCACACCCAGAGCAGACAGCCACGATAACGGGACAGTGACTGTTGTCAGCAGGTTCACAGCACATAGCACCAGTGGGAAGAATCCTACCTGCATTGTGTCCCATGCAACTCTGAACGAGACCAAGTCCATAGCCTGCTTCCCAT ATTCTGTCACAAAACGAAACCTCCTGATATTATTCCTACACAGTCCTCACAG GATGACACAGTGGAGGTGGAACCTTATACTACTTACGTGCAGAAAGAAAACGTAA
- the LOC107319971 gene encoding cell surface glycoprotein CD200 receptor 1-A-like isoform X1 codes for MEIAGKAVCAFLLLTVIKLRRTEGINRVSAYLGHSAVIACPNMTNITMVTWKISPKSGGQCTLAYLNATKIERINCSDRINWRSKPKWDQALEIQQVEMADEGNYTCEMVNADGNFHHHYHLTVLASPRMALYCDDHGNPVCEAETVKPAAEIWWVPESDSTPRADSHDNGTVTVVSRFTAHSTSGKNPTCIVSHATLNETKSIACFPSHRHLVLFISIILGFLIIITFAAAIYYLKLHGYRFCHKTKPPDIIPTQSSQDDTVEVEPYTTYVQKENVIYNSVSDLTLRQNLPQGRSPAT; via the exons GAATTAACAGAGTGTCAGCATACCTGGGTCATAGCGCTGTGATTGCCTGCCCTAATATGACAAATATAACTATGGTAACGTGGAAAATAAGCCCCAAGAGTGGAGGCCAGTGCACCTTGGCATACTTGAACGCTACGAAGATAGAAAGAATCAACTGCAGTGACAGAATAAACTGGAGATCCAAACCAAAGTGGGATCAGGCACTTGAGATACAGCAAGTAGAAATGGCTGATGAGGGAAATTACACCTGCGAAATGGTAAATGCTGATGGGAATTTCCACCACCACTATCACCTGACTGTGCTAG CTTCCCCAAGAATGGCTCTGTACTGCGATGACCATGGGAACCCTGTGTGCGAGGCAGAGACAGTGAAGCCAGCTGCTGAGATCTGGTGGGTCCCAGAGAGCGACTCCACACCCAGAGCAGACAGCCACGATAACGGGACAGTGACTGTTGTCAGCAGGTTCACAGCACATAGCACCAGTGGGAAGAATCCTACCTGCATTGTGTCCCATGCAACTCTGAACGAGACCAAGTCCATAGCCTGCTTCCCAT CACACAGACACCTTGTCCTGTTTATATCCATCATTCTCGGTTTCCTGATCATCATCACCTTTGCAGCTGCCATTTACTATTTAAAGCTCCATGGTTACAG ATTCTGTCACAAAACGAAACCTCCTGATATTATTCCTACACAGTCCTCACAG GATGACACAGTGGAGGTGGAACCTTATACTACTTACGTGCAGAAAGAAAACGTAATTTACAACTCAGTATCTGATCTGACATTGAGGCAGAATCTTCCACAAGGACGGTCACCAGCAACATGA